A part of Thermoflexus hugenholtzii JAD2 genomic DNA contains:
- a CDS encoding sigma-70 family RNA polymerase sigma factor, translating to MASFDEVIGELLSLAERQGYLTVTDILEIYPEAEESPEELDEICLWLQEAGIELYDDTRINIEEEERFLREIEEEEEEESEEHFETSDVVLGEDDDLADIDVDDTVGLYLKEMARVPLLTSEEEVRLARQVFRGQQAARRLREARRLTPQQRARLEKLVEEGRKAREHLIKANTRLVVSIAKKYMGRGVPFLDLIQEGNLGLMKAVEKFDYRRGYRFSTYATWWIRQTITRAIADQSRTIRVPVHMSDRIRKLYRVAHELEQSLGRKPTVEEIAAELGVDPRKVEWMFRVSWQPLSLENPVGEDEEDELGYFIEDESSPSPNQIAYQNLLREKIEEILSTLSPREARILRLRFGLVNGRCYTLEEVGKKFGLTRERIRQIEGRALRRLRHPRRSRQLREFLT from the coding sequence ATGGCGAGCTTCGACGAAGTAATCGGCGAGCTGCTGTCCCTGGCGGAGCGACAGGGCTATCTCACCGTCACGGACATCTTGGAGATCTATCCGGAGGCGGAGGAATCCCCCGAGGAGCTGGATGAGATCTGCCTCTGGCTGCAGGAAGCGGGCATCGAGCTCTACGACGACACCCGGATCAACATCGAGGAAGAGGAGCGGTTCCTCCGGGAGATCGAAGAAGAAGAGGAAGAGGAGAGCGAAGAGCATTTCGAGACCAGCGATGTGGTCCTGGGGGAGGATGACGATCTGGCAGACATCGATGTGGATGACACGGTCGGCCTCTACCTGAAGGAGATGGCCCGTGTCCCCCTGCTGACCAGCGAGGAGGAGGTGCGGCTGGCCCGGCAGGTGTTCCGCGGGCAACAGGCCGCCCGGCGGTTGCGCGAGGCGCGGCGGCTAACCCCTCAGCAACGGGCGCGGCTGGAGAAGCTGGTGGAGGAGGGCCGCAAAGCCCGAGAGCACCTGATCAAGGCCAACACCCGCCTGGTGGTGAGCATCGCCAAGAAATACATGGGCCGCGGGGTCCCCTTCCTGGACCTCATCCAGGAGGGCAACTTGGGCCTGATGAAGGCGGTGGAGAAGTTCGATTACCGGCGCGGCTACCGCTTCAGCACCTACGCCACCTGGTGGATCCGCCAGACCATCACCCGGGCCATCGCCGACCAGAGCCGCACCATCCGCGTCCCCGTCCACATGAGCGATCGCATCCGCAAACTGTATCGGGTGGCCCACGAGCTGGAGCAGAGCCTGGGCCGTAAGCCCACCGTGGAGGAGATCGCCGCCGAGCTGGGCGTGGATCCCCGCAAGGTGGAGTGGATGTTCCGGGTCTCCTGGCAGCCCCTGAGCCTGGAGAACCCGGTGGGGGAGGACGAGGAGGACGAGCTGGGCTACTTCATCGAGGACGAATCCTCCCCCTCTCCTAACCAGATCGCTTATCAGAACCTGCTCCGGGAGAAGATCGAGGAGATCCTCTCCACCCTCAGCCCGCGGGAGGCCCGCATCCTGCGGCTGCGGTTCGGCCTGGTGAACGGTCGCTGCTACACCCTGGAAGAGGTGGGCAAGAAGTTCGGGCTGACCCGGGAGCGCATCCGCCAGATTGAGGGGCGCGCCCTGCGCCGGCTCCGCCACCCCCGTCGCAGCCGCCAGCTCCGGGAGTTCCTGACCTGA
- a CDS encoding YceD family protein, producing MKMLRYRVGALVSAPVGSRMVLALEEGPGDLGYGVEVDYLRGEIELVRSDRRLLASGTIATQIHTQCARCLEPVAFPMTFEFEEAFFLSPVDIPGETFYAVTDDGYLFLTAPLREHILLNTPLRVLCRPDCRGLCPECGQNLNEGECGCVREPDPRWAALAAFRLQGE from the coding sequence ATGAAAATGTTGCGCTATCGGGTGGGCGCGCTGGTGAGCGCGCCGGTGGGCAGCCGCATGGTGCTGGCCCTGGAGGAGGGACCGGGGGATTTGGGATATGGGGTGGAGGTGGATTATCTGCGCGGGGAGATCGAGCTGGTCCGCTCCGACCGTCGGCTCCTGGCCTCCGGCACCATCGCCACGCAGATCCACACCCAGTGCGCCCGCTGCCTGGAACCGGTTGCCTTCCCGATGACCTTCGAGTTCGAGGAGGCTTTTTTCCTCTCCCCCGTGGACATCCCGGGGGAGACGTTTTATGCGGTGACCGATGATGGTTATCTGTTCCTGACGGCGCCGCTACGGGAGCACATCCTGCTGAACACCCCGTTGCGGGTGCTCTGCCGGCCGGATTGTCGTGGGCTGTGCCCGGAGTGTGGGCAGAACCTGAATGAGGGGGAATGCGGATGTGTTCGGGAGCCGGACCCGCGATGGGCGGCTCTGGCCGCATTCCGCCTGCAGGGGGAGTGA
- a CDS encoding NAD(P)/FAD-dependent oxidoreductase, protein MTLRVAIVGAGAAGLAAAYDLTRAGARVVVYEAAPQPGGLASGFRAEGWSWSLERFYHHWFASDTEILRLIRELGLSHRVRFPRPVTAVWYNERPYPFDSPLAVLRFPGLSLLEKLRMGLVIAYLRLTPRWEPLERVTAHEWLPRYMGRRAYEQIWQPLLEGKFGEAYAEINMAWFWARIHKRSPRLGTFEGGFQAFFDALADRVRAQGGEIRLSTPVFRLEPEAAGWRVEAADGPGTYDAALVTTSPRLLVRLVPTLPAGYVSQLLALRSLGAVVLILALARPLTQGVYWINLPKRAGFPFLALVEHTNYIPPEHYGGEHLVYCGDYLPPDHPYFSMSPEELLRTFLPALPRFNPAFRPEWVRRYWVFREPYAQPVVPVNYSRMIPDLRAPLPGLYFASMSQVYPWDRGTNYAVEMGRRVARMILEDHRQGCWAAMALEGISQGAP, encoded by the coding sequence ATGACGTTGCGTGTGGCCATTGTGGGAGCGGGCGCGGCGGGCTTGGCCGCTGCCTATGACCTGACCCGGGCAGGGGCCCGGGTGGTGGTGTATGAGGCCGCGCCCCAGCCCGGCGGGCTGGCCTCCGGCTTCCGCGCGGAGGGCTGGTCCTGGTCCCTGGAGCGCTTCTATCATCACTGGTTCGCGTCAGATACCGAGATCCTGAGGCTGATCCGGGAGCTGGGCCTGAGCCACCGGGTGCGATTCCCCCGGCCGGTCACCGCCGTCTGGTATAACGAGCGCCCGTATCCCTTCGACAGCCCGCTGGCCGTGCTGCGCTTCCCCGGTCTCTCCCTCCTGGAGAAGCTGCGGATGGGGCTCGTGATCGCCTATCTGCGGCTGACTCCGCGCTGGGAACCCCTGGAGCGGGTGACGGCTCACGAGTGGCTCCCCCGGTATATGGGGCGCCGGGCTTACGAGCAGATCTGGCAGCCCCTTCTCGAGGGCAAGTTCGGGGAGGCGTATGCGGAGATCAACATGGCCTGGTTCTGGGCGCGGATCCACAAGCGCAGCCCGCGGCTGGGCACCTTCGAGGGGGGCTTTCAGGCCTTCTTCGACGCCCTGGCCGACCGGGTCCGCGCCCAGGGTGGGGAGATCCGCCTGAGCACCCCCGTGTTCCGCTTAGAGCCGGAGGCGGCCGGATGGCGGGTGGAGGCCGCGGATGGCCCGGGCACGTATGACGCGGCTCTGGTCACCACCTCCCCCCGCCTGCTGGTCCGCCTCGTCCCCACGTTGCCCGCCGGGTATGTGAGCCAGCTGCTCGCCTTGCGCTCCCTGGGGGCGGTGGTCCTCATCTTAGCCCTTGCGCGCCCACTCACCCAGGGCGTTTACTGGATCAACCTCCCCAAGCGGGCGGGGTTTCCCTTCCTGGCCCTGGTGGAGCACACGAATTACATCCCCCCCGAACATTACGGCGGAGAGCACCTGGTGTATTGCGGGGATTACCTCCCGCCGGATCACCCGTATTTCTCCATGTCGCCCGAGGAGCTGTTGCGCACGTTCCTGCCCGCTCTGCCGCGTTTCAACCCGGCTTTCCGACCGGAGTGGGTGCGGCGCTACTGGGTCTTCCGGGAGCCTTATGCCCAGCCGGTGGTGCCGGTGAACTACTCCCGGATGATCCCGGATCTGCGAGCCCCACTGCCCGGGCTTTACTTCGCCAGCATGAGCCAGGTGTATCCGTGGGATCGGGGGACGAACTACGCGGTGGAGATGGGCCGTCGCGTTGCCCGGATGATCCTGGAGGACCACCGGCAGGGCTGCTGGGCCGCCATGGCCCTCGAGGGTATATCCCAAGGCGCCCCATGA
- a CDS encoding cyclic nucleotide-binding domain-containing protein — translation MVDPALRAALAAQPLFRRLDPEELDQLAARFQTRTLNPGEELFIEGERFPAYFILRAGRLALLRIDADGVERLVRHLQPGEGVGAHALFLDEPRDVTAMAITRVEGWLLERAAFEALLAERPGLIHRLEIPPDVEARLRAPRFPWLEPDEQVLAAIHRHWISLIPVLLPPLALLLVFIVLTTFLVAQLGWWPVLFLNAIPLVFLGAQVWNWWDDQYILTTHRIVHIERERWLYVFPGPEARQDMPLDQVQGVQILRRTPLASPYLLDFGDIEVDAFTGRVSFANLPQPEEIRRLIYEQLDRLRALQQARQRYRLQRELRRRLGLELPPAEAEPAPTPEPPPGWWGRLLLILRAVLRYLLPPIREEVGDRIIYRKHWVALIRSLLWGPPLATGLWILGWLLHLHHVWPVDRIEPGIRWGALILIGILLGVWWWWRYENWRNDEYILTPSQLILSQRLPALMREETQTASLNRIQSVEYTIPSLLARILGYGHVLVRVPGGDFHLRYVGKPRQVQQEITRRMEAYRRRLQEEEAARQRRHIVDTLAAYDRLRFGPPGIGPGPHAP, via the coding sequence ATGGTGGATCCGGCGCTGCGGGCGGCGCTGGCGGCGCAACCCCTCTTCCGCCGGCTGGATCCGGAGGAGCTCGATCAGCTGGCGGCGCGGTTTCAGACCCGAACCCTAAACCCCGGAGAGGAGCTGTTCATTGAGGGGGAACGGTTCCCGGCCTATTTCATCCTGCGCGCCGGGCGCTTGGCCCTGCTGCGCATCGACGCCGACGGCGTTGAGCGCCTGGTCCGCCATCTTCAGCCGGGGGAGGGCGTCGGGGCCCACGCCCTCTTCCTGGATGAGCCCCGGGACGTGACGGCGATGGCCATCACCCGGGTGGAAGGCTGGTTGCTGGAGCGAGCGGCGTTCGAAGCCCTCCTCGCCGAGCGGCCGGGCCTCATCCACCGCCTGGAGATCCCACCGGATGTGGAAGCCCGTCTGCGGGCGCCTCGCTTCCCCTGGCTGGAGCCTGACGAGCAGGTGCTGGCGGCCATCCATCGCCACTGGATCAGTCTGATCCCGGTTCTCCTCCCTCCCCTGGCCTTGCTGCTGGTCTTCATCGTCCTCACGACCTTCCTGGTCGCCCAGCTGGGCTGGTGGCCTGTTCTCTTCCTCAACGCGATCCCTCTGGTCTTCCTGGGCGCCCAGGTGTGGAACTGGTGGGACGACCAGTATATCCTCACCACCCATCGTATCGTCCACATCGAGCGGGAGCGCTGGCTTTACGTGTTCCCGGGCCCGGAGGCCCGGCAGGACATGCCGCTGGACCAGGTGCAGGGGGTGCAGATCCTGCGGCGCACCCCGCTGGCCAGCCCTTATCTTCTGGACTTCGGGGACATCGAGGTAGATGCCTTCACCGGTCGGGTGAGCTTCGCGAACCTCCCGCAGCCGGAGGAGATCCGTCGGCTGATCTACGAGCAACTGGACCGACTGCGGGCGCTGCAGCAGGCCCGCCAGCGCTACCGCTTGCAGCGGGAGCTGCGCCGCCGCCTGGGGCTGGAGCTCCCGCCGGCGGAAGCGGAGCCTGCCCCGACGCCGGAGCCCCCCCCGGGCTGGTGGGGCCGCCTCCTCCTGATCCTGCGGGCGGTGCTCCGCTATCTCCTTCCTCCGATCCGTGAGGAAGTCGGGGATCGGATCATCTACCGCAAGCACTGGGTGGCCCTGATCCGCTCCCTGCTCTGGGGGCCGCCCCTGGCGACCGGGCTGTGGATCCTGGGCTGGCTGCTCCACCTTCACCACGTGTGGCCGGTCGATCGCATCGAGCCAGGGATCCGCTGGGGGGCACTGATCCTGATTGGGATCCTGCTGGGGGTCTGGTGGTGGTGGCGCTACGAGAACTGGCGGAACGACGAATACATCCTGACCCCCAGCCAGCTGATCCTCTCCCAGCGCCTGCCGGCCCTCATGCGGGAGGAAACGCAGACGGCCAGCCTGAACCGCATTCAGAGCGTGGAGTATACGATCCCCTCCCTCTTGGCCCGCATCCTCGGCTACGGACATGTGCTGGTTCGGGTCCCCGGTGGGGATTTCCACCTGCGTTACGTTGGGAAGCCCCGACAGGTGCAGCAGGAAATCACCCGGCGGATGGAAGCCTACCGCCGCCGGCTCCAGGAAGAGGAGGCCGCTCGCCAGCGCCGCCATATCGTGGACACCCTCGCCGCTTACGATCGCCTCCGCTTCGGCCCCCCGGGCATCGGACCCGGCCCCCACGCCCCCTAA
- a CDS encoding AAA family ATPase — translation MEDRRLAQPERPASGIPGRSPERERGAGGPSPYPLTREEAEAMARRAAQALDIRPIPTPHPRLILMVGLPGTGKSTLARRLAAALPAPIVESDRVRRVLFKWPRHSLQESRRVHQVCRVLLEQLLRQGSSAIFDATNLIEAHRALVYQIADRLRIPLIILLVTAPPEVVRDRLEGRLRHRDPTDASEATWPVYERMRRQMEPIGRPYLEVDTSRDLEALLPDLVQAIRQPVWPLPGLPSVPRSPAEEGQGPSNPSLEGSR, via the coding sequence ATGGAGGATCGAAGGCTTGCGCAGCCGGAGAGGCCCGCATCCGGCATCCCCGGACGGAGCCCGGAGCGGGAGCGCGGCGCGGGCGGGCCCTCGCCTTATCCCCTGACCCGAGAGGAGGCGGAGGCGATGGCCCGACGGGCCGCCCAGGCCTTAGACATCCGTCCGATCCCCACGCCGCATCCACGCCTGATCCTGATGGTCGGCCTGCCCGGGACCGGGAAGTCCACCCTGGCCCGCCGCCTGGCCGCTGCCCTGCCGGCTCCCATCGTGGAGTCCGACCGGGTGCGCCGCGTCCTCTTCAAGTGGCCCCGCCACTCCCTTCAGGAGAGCCGGCGGGTTCATCAGGTATGTCGGGTGCTCCTCGAGCAGCTGCTGCGCCAGGGTTCCTCCGCCATCTTCGACGCCACCAACCTCATCGAAGCGCATCGCGCCCTGGTCTATCAGATCGCCGACCGCCTCCGCATCCCCCTGATCATCCTCCTCGTCACCGCGCCTCCGGAGGTGGTCCGGGATCGCCTGGAGGGGCGGCTCCGCCATCGGGATCCGACGGACGCCAGCGAGGCCACCTGGCCGGTCTACGAGCGGATGCGCCGGCAGATGGAGCCCATCGGGCGCCCCTATCTGGAGGTGGACACCTCCCGAGATCTGGAGGCCCTCCTGCCGGATCTGGTGCAGGCCATCCGCCAGCCTGTGTGGCCCCTTCCCGGTCTTCCCTCCGTGCCTCGTTCGCCGGCGGAGGAGGGACAGGGCCCGAGCAACCCATCCCTGGAGGGATCGCGATGA